TAGAATCATTCAAAATAAAATTCGGTAAAATTTAAAATTGAATAAAAAAATTAACTAAAACTCATCAATGTTAATATATTTGAGCATGAAAATTGTAGAAACGTTTATGAAAAAAAAGTTTATGAATTAATCAGGTTAAAGGTGCTTTTTCTATCTTCCAAATAAGAGATTATATTCTTTTTGAGTTTAAACTCATGCAAAAATTCTAATCTAAACAGTAATCGTTCAGAATTTATTGGTTTGTTATAAATGTCATCAATATTTTGCTTTAATGCTTCCGCTTTATTTTCCAGAGTATAATTCTCATCAATCATAATGAAGGGTAACGATTGTTGAGTCATATTTGAATATATTTCGCTGTGCATTAAAAAGCCCGACATTCCTGGTATTACTATTTCAGAAATAATCGCATAAGGTTGGGGATTGTTTTCCAACCAACTAACCGCTAAATATCCGTTTATTTTATTTATTAAATTTATCTCATCGTTGCTAGAAAGTGCCTCAATCACAGATTTGTCTTCTCCAACATAAAGAATATCATATACTTTTTCTTTGGTTTCTGTATTTTTAGTATGGAAAAATTCTTCAGGAAATTTATGTTGCATAATCTTCTAATTATTTTTTTTGATTGGAAACTATTTAAAATACTCTACCTAAGGCGATTTCAATTTTAACATCCAATTCTTCCGGATTAAACGGTTTAACAATAAAGTCGTTCGCACCCATTTTTAGGCACTTTACTCTCTCGGCACTTGTGTCTAATCCTGAAAGCATTATCAATGGAATATTTTTAAAATAGCCACTTGCTTTTACACTTTTAATGAATTCATAGCCATCTAATTTTGGCATTTCAACATCGCATACAATTAAGTCAGGAATATCTCCTTCCTGAAGCCAGGCTAATCCTTCAGCACCATTATTCTGTGAAACAACATTATATTTCCTACTCAGAAAGCTTACCAAAAGAGTTCTAATAGTTGCTTCATCGTCTATAACCAAAATTTTCTTCTTCATCAAAATTACGTTTAAACATATTAATTGTTAAATTTCAATCTTTTATAGTGATAAAAAAACTGAAAAATAAAAGAACTAAACTAAAAAACATGACAAATTTAAAAAAATATATATCTTTATCATTTATAAATTTTATTTTTTTTGACTAAAATAATTTACAGATTATTGATAAACTTTTTAATATTAAAGAATTATGAGAATTTCAATTGTAGGATCAGGCTATGTTGGTTTAGTATCGGGAACTTGTTTTGCAGAAACAGGTATTACTGTAACCTGTGTAGATATTGACGAAAAGAAGATTGAGAACCTAAATAAAGGAATAATTCCAATCTACGAACCCGGTTTAGAGAATATGATACAAAAAAATGCAAGCAAAGACAGGTTGTTTTTTACTACAAGTCTGAAAGATAGTTTAGACAAAAGTGATGCAGTTTTTATAGCTGTTGGAACTCCTCCGGACGAAGATGGAAGTGCAGACCTTCAATTTGTACTTTCCGTTGCACGAGAAGTTGGTAAAAATCTTGATCATTACATGGTTATTGTTACAAAAAGTACTGTTCCAATTGGAACAGCAAAAAAAGTGAAAGCTGCGATTCAAGGAGAATTAGATAAAAGAGGTGTAGATATTCCTTTTGATATTGCTTCAAATCCGGAATTTCTGAAAGAAGGTGATGCTATTGACGATTTCTTAAAACCAGACAGAATTGTTGTAGGAGTAGAAACTGAAAGGGCGAAGAAAGTTATGCAAAGGCTTTACAAACCATTTGTTATGAACAACCATCCATTATTATTTATGGATGTTCCATCGGCAGAATTGACAAAATATGCAGCAAATTCGATGCTTGCAACAAAAATTAGTTTTATGAACGATATTGCCAATTTTTGCGATTTAGTCGGGGCAGATGTTCATTCTGTAAGAATGGGAATTGGCTCTGATAGCAGGATAGGAAATAAATTTTTATATCCGGGAGTTGGATACGGAGGCTCATGTTTTCCAAAAGATGTGAAAGCTCTAATTAAAACTGCTGACGAAAACAACTACTCACTTGAGATATTAAAATCTGTCGAAGATGTAAATGAGAGACAAAAATCAGTATTGTATGATAAAATAATGTCGCACTACAAAGGTAATATTAAAGGTAAAAAATTCGCTATGTGGGGATTATCTTTTAAACCCAACACAGATGATATGCGAGAAGCCCCATCAATAGTATTAATTTCTAAATTACTAAAAGAAGGTGCAAATGTTCGAGCTTACGACCCTGTTGCTATTGAAGAGTCGAAAAGAAAAATTGGAGACATAGTAACCTATGTAGATGACCAGTACGAAGCCCTCATAGACGTTGACGCATTGATTGTTGTAACAGAATGGCAAGAATTTAGAGTGCCAAAATTTACTATCGTAGAACGATTAATGAAAACTAAACTTGTATTTGATGGCAGAAATATTTTCGATCCAGAAGAAATGAAAGAGTTTGGATATCAATATTACGGTATTGGAAGGAAAAAAGTATAAAACTCTTTTCTTTAAAAAATAGACCTCATTTTATTCCACATTTTGAGGTCTATTTTCTTTTCAAAGATTTGTATTGAATATATCAGATGTTTGAGATTATGCCAAGACTCATGGCATGAAATTGTAGATAGAAGGATAAATCAAATAAATATATCATGAAAAAAATATTAGTAACCGGAGGTGCCGGATTTTTAGGATCACATTTGTCAGAACGTCTTTTGAAAGAAGGAAATGAAGTAGTTTGTCTCGACAATTATTTTACTGGCAGTAAACAAAATGTTGTCCACCTTTTAAGCAATCCATACTTTGAATTAGTTAGACATGACGTAACAATGCCTTATTTTGTAGAGGTTGATCAGATATACAATTTAGCTTGCCCTGCTTCACCAATTCACTATCAGTATAATCCAATAAAAACAGTAAAAACATCTGTTTCAGGTGCAATAAATATGTTAGGTCTTGCAAAACGAATAAACGCCAGAATATTACAGGCCTCAACAAGCGAAGTATATGGAGATCCTGCCATTCATCCGCAAACTGAAGACTACTGGGGAAATGTAAACCCAATTGGCATTCGCTCGTGCTACGACGAAGGTAAAAGATGTGCAGAAACATTATTTATGAATTATCACACCCAAAATAATGTCAAAATAAAAATTATTAGAATTTTTAACACATATGGACCTAGAATGAATCCCAACGACGGGCGTGTAGTTTCAAATTTTATTGTACAAGCCCTTAAAGGAGAGAATATTACAATTTATGGAAACGGTGAACAGACCAGAAGTTTTCAATATGTAGATGACCTTATTGAAGGTATGATAAGAATGATGAACTGTAGGCAAGATTTCATTGGGCCGGTAAATATTGGAAATCCAGGAGAATTTACAATGCTTGAACTTGCCGAAAAAGTTATAAAAATAACAAATTCCAATTCAAAAATAATACATTTACCTCTTCCAAAAGACGACCCTACCCAAAGAAAACCAAATATCGACCTTGCAAAAAAAGAGTTAGACAATTGGGAACCAAAAATTCAATTAGATGAAGGTTTGACAAATACCATAAACTATTTCAAAAGAATTTTGAATTTATGATTCTCGAAAACAGAAATTAGCAAAACAAGCGAATTTCAATTTTCAATTTCTGCATCTTTAGATTTAAATTTATTAGCTTTAAAAAACAAATAATTAAAATATGAAAGGAATAATTTTAGCAGGTGGTTCAGGAACAAGACTTTATCCTATAACAAAAAGCATTTCGAAACAAATAATCCCGGTTTACGATAAACCCATGATTTATTACCCACTGTCTGTTTTGATGTTAGCCGGAATTCAGGAAATTTTGATTATTTCAACACCAACAGATATTAAGCTATATGAAGACCTACTTGGTGAAGGCAAACAATTTGGCTTAAAGCTGTCATACGAAATTCAACCATCGCCCGATGGTCTTGCACAGGCATTTACTATTGGCGATAAATTCATTGGCAACGATAATGTTTGTTTGGTTTTGGGCGACAATATTTTTTATGGTTATGGTTTTGGGAAAATTCTAGAAGAAGCAGCAAACTTAAAAGATGGTTCTATAGTTTTCGGATATTATGTAAACGATCCTGAGAGATATGGAGTTGCCGAATTCGATAAGTCTGGCAAGGTTTTAAGCCTTGAAGAAAAACCCAAAAATCCAAAATCGAACTACGCAGTTACAGGACTATATTTCTATAGCAACGATGTTGTAGCTAAAGCAAAGAGCCTTAAACCTTCGCCTCGTGGAGAATTGGAGATAACCGATCTCAACAGACTTTACCTTAACGAAGAAAGATTAGGTGTAAAACTCTTAGGTCGTGGTATGGCTTGGTTAGACACAGGTACCCACGAAAGTTTATTACAAGCATCGAACTACATTGCTACCATTGAAAAACGACAAGGACTTAAAGTTGCTTGTCTTGAAGAAATTGCTTTCAATAAAGGATATATTGATAAAGCTCAACTTCTTGAACTTGCAGAACCTCTCAAAAAAAATCAATACGGTCAATACCTTATTAAAATTGCTGAAGAAGATTTTTTTTCAGGCAACACTGATTTTTAGTTTTAATCAAGCAGTTTTACAAAAAATGAAAAGATAAAATGAAAATAATTAAAACATATATTCCCGATTTATTAATCATTGAACCAAAAGTTTTTGAAGACGAAAGAGGATATTTTTTCGAAAGCTACAACAAAGAAGATTTTATTAATAATAATGTAAATATTGATTTTGTACAAGACAATCAGTCGAAATCTATGTATGGAGTAATTCGTGGATTGCACTACCAACTTGCACCCCATTCTCAAACAAAACTTGTGAGAGCATTACGCGGAACAATTCTCGATGTTGCTGTTGACATTAGAAAAGATTCGCCAACCTACGGAAAATCATTCAGCATAGAACTGAGCGAAGAAAACAAAAAACAACTTCTCATTCCTCAAGGATTTGCTCACGGTTTTTCAGTTCTTACCGATTATGCAGTTTTTTCGTACAAATGCGATAATTTATACAATCCCAATTCCGAAAGAGGAATAAATTTTCTCGACCCAATGTTAAATATTGATTGGAAAATTGATAAGACAAAAGCTGTTGTTTCAACAAAAGATAAGGTTAATCCTTCTTTCGATGATGCCGAAACTAATTTTGTTTATGGGCAGATTTAACATACGAAATAGCTGAATACTCTTTTTATTAAAAATAATCGGATGAACACAATTTTAATAACAGGTTCGAAAGGGCAATTAGGAAGCGAAATTTCTGAACTATCAAAAAATTATAAAGAGCTAAACTTTATTTTTACAGATGTTGAAGAACTTGACATTACCAGCAAAAAAGACATTCTTGCTTTTTTTGAAAAGAACAATATCAATTTTGTTGTTAATTGCGCTGCTTTTACAGCAGTTGATAATGCTGAAACAAACAAGGAATTTGCAAATCTTCTGAATGCCATAGCAGTAGGATATCTCGGAGAGTCAGCAAAAGAACATAATGCTAAAATAATTCACATTTCCACAGATTATGTTTTCGATGGAAAAAACCATACTCCCTATTCCGAGAATCAGGCTCCTAAGCCAAATTCGGCATATGGCGAAACAAAACTTAATGGCGAAATTGAATTAGAAAAAAGCGGAGCAAATTCAATAACAATTCGCACTTCCTGGCTTTATTCGGCTTTTGGCAACAATTTTGTAAAAACCATGATGAGGCTTGGAAAAGAACGGGACGAATTAGGAGTTCTTTTCGACCAAATAGGCACACCTACTTACGCAAAAGATTTAGCACAAGCGATAATTGAAATAATTTTGCAAAGCATAAAAAATGAAAATGCCTTCAAAAACGGCATATATCATTTTTCAAACGAAGGCGTTTGCAGTTGGTACGATTTTGCAATAGAGATTCACAAACTCGCCAATATTTCTTGCTTTGTAAAACCAATAGAAACCAAAGACTATCCGCTCCCGGCAAATCGTCCACACTACAGTGTTTTAAATAAACATAAAATTAAAGATACTTTTGGTATAAAAATTCCTTTTTGGAGAGATAGTTTAATAAAGTGTATTGAAATTTTGGAAAAAGTCTAATTCTAAAAACTCAATTGCAATTTCAAAAAACCCATAAAGAATTTGCTTCTTTCGTCGCCAAATTGTCCATCGAAAAATTGTGAGATAAAAGAAACATTCAGATTGTCTTTTAAAGAATAATCTAAGGAACCACCGATATATATTCCATCAAGTTTTGGGAAATACATTGCTGAAACACTTGCATTTATCAATGGATTGATTGGAAATCCAGCACTCAAAAAATAAGTATGTTCGGTGAACGAAATAGCTTTTTCGGACTGAGGCAAATTCAGCATTTCACCAAATTGAGAAATATCATAACTTTTCGCATATTCATTGTAAATATAATCTATTTGCAGCATCAGCGAATTGCTGAAAGTGTAGTTGCCGGACAAAGCAAATAGCAAAACGCCGGAAGTATCCTTCATTTTTTTAGGCACAAAATAGCTGAGTTCGCCAGTAAATCCAGCAGTTTTTATATCGCCCGACCAACCCAAACCTGCAAATATTTCCGTCTCTTTTATCAGTCCGCCCAATAACTGTATGTCGTAGTTCCATTTATTGAAACGGTAGAGCCCGGCAAGAGTAATCTCTTTGTCTGAATTACAATTCATGGCAAATTCGGCACTGCTCGAATATGAAGTATAATATTGAATTCTAATGGCATCGCTTCCAGGACGTTCGGTATAATCGACCTCGAAAAACGAATACGAATTAAAAATATCATTAGGATTCCAAATAAAATTTTGCCCCCAATTTATTCTTTGTCGGCCAAGGGTAATTTGCAAATCTTTGATTGTATAGTCGAGATATAATCTATCTATTGTGCTGTTCAGAGCAAAAGATTCTTCGCTTAGAATGTTTCTATTTAAGTCAAAATATGAGTTGCTTTCTTCAATAGATTTTGCATACTCGGGAAAATATTGAAATGAACTTCCCCACAAAAGTCGATTTCTGATACTTGTTGCAAATTTCAATGAATTATTTGGATACCACTTAAAATTCAGCCGATTATGTATAACATTATCGTTCACCCAATCCTCATCATATGATTCGAACATCACGGACTGAATATTCGAAATATATCCGTTCAATGTCCAGTTTTTCTCATTCTGTGAATTAGCATTTAAAATAAATAGAAATAAAAGTGTGCTTAATAATATTTGTTTCATTTGGTCGCTGTTTAATATATTTTTTGATACAATCAATTATTTTTCATCCATTTCTTAACTATTTTCTCCAATTCACTTTTTGAAGGAAGATTAATAAGATATTCGTTTACAAAAACATTTTCTTTAGCTGTAGTGGCATATTTTACCATTGCTTTTTTACTTTTGGTACAAAGCAAAATTCCAATTGGTTGGTTATCGTATTGCTTCATTTCTTCGTACTTGTAGTACTGCAAATACACCTCCAACTGTCCAATATGTTCGTGCTTGAATTCATCATTTTTTATTTCAATAATTACGTGTGAACGCAAAATACGATGATAAAATACCAAGTCAATATAAAAATACTCATCATCGATCAATATTCGTTTTTGACGTGCCTCAAAACAAAAACCATTTCCCAATTCTAAAAGAAACATTTGTAAATTGTCCATCAATGCTTGTTCTATATCGCTTTCTTCCAGAATACTTTTTACCGGCAAATCAAGAAATTCAAAAGTCAATGGAGTTTTCAGGATATGGGCAGGAGTGAGTTGTTCGGCATTTTGATGAACCAAACGACTGAGTTTTTCTTTGTCTTTTGATAAGCCGGAACGTTCGAAATACAGTGTCGCAATTTGCCGTTTCAATTCCTTGACACTCCAAGTACCATTGATGCACTCTATTTCGTAAAAAGTGCGTTTTAATGAATTTTCAATTTTTATTAGCTCGGTTAAATGTGTGAACGAAAGCCTTTTAATGATTTTTTTAGCAGGAACTTTCAATTCATCAGTCGCCGACTGATGAATTCGATTTGCTATATTTTCCACTGTTGCCAATTCATCAGTCAATGACTGATGAATTTCAAGTCGCTTATTATCAGGATTTAACAATTCATCTGTTGGCAACTGATGAATTGGAAAATACTCTTTGATTTCTTGAAGTATAGAAAATATATGAGGATAAAGGATATAAAATTGACGACAAACTCTAAGATTAGTTTCCGACAAACCTTTTATTTCAATTTCTTTTGCTAAATGCGGTATTAAACCTG
The sequence above is drawn from the Bacteroidota bacterium genome and encodes:
- a CDS encoding DUF1016 family protein, translating into MNLKHLANQISEMHNELFQKAVSAVNTALTVRNWWIGAYIVEYEQNGEDRAAYGTGLIPHLAKEIEIKGLSETNLRVCRQFYILYPHIFSILQEIKEYFPIHQLPTDELLNPDNKRLEIHQSLTDELATVENIANRIHQSATDELKVPAKKIIKRLSFTHLTELIKIENSLKRTFYEIECINGTWSVKELKRQIATLYFERSGLSKDKEKLSRLVHQNAEQLTPAHILKTPLTFEFLDLPVKSILEESDIEQALMDNLQMFLLELGNGFCFEARQKRILIDDEYFYIDLVFYHRILRSHVIIEIKNDEFKHEHIGQLEVYLQYYKYEEMKQYDNQPIGILLCTKSKKAMVKYATTAKENVFVNEYLINLPSKSELEKIVKKWMKNN
- a CDS encoding SDR family oxidoreductase — encoded protein: MKKILVTGGAGFLGSHLSERLLKEGNEVVCLDNYFTGSKQNVVHLLSNPYFELVRHDVTMPYFVEVDQIYNLACPASPIHYQYNPIKTVKTSVSGAINMLGLAKRINARILQASTSEVYGDPAIHPQTEDYWGNVNPIGIRSCYDEGKRCAETLFMNYHTQNNVKIKIIRIFNTYGPRMNPNDGRVVSNFIVQALKGENITIYGNGEQTRSFQYVDDLIEGMIRMMNCRQDFIGPVNIGNPGEFTMLELAEKVIKITNSNSKIIHLPLPKDDPTQRKPNIDLAKKELDNWEPKIQLDEGLTNTINYFKRILNL
- a CDS encoding UDP-glucose/GDP-mannose dehydrogenase family protein: MRISIVGSGYVGLVSGTCFAETGITVTCVDIDEKKIENLNKGIIPIYEPGLENMIQKNASKDRLFFTTSLKDSLDKSDAVFIAVGTPPDEDGSADLQFVLSVAREVGKNLDHYMVIVTKSTVPIGTAKKVKAAIQGELDKRGVDIPFDIASNPEFLKEGDAIDDFLKPDRIVVGVETERAKKVMQRLYKPFVMNNHPLLFMDVPSAELTKYAANSMLATKISFMNDIANFCDLVGADVHSVRMGIGSDSRIGNKFLYPGVGYGGSCFPKDVKALIKTADENNYSLEILKSVEDVNERQKSVLYDKIMSHYKGNIKGKKFAMWGLSFKPNTDDMREAPSIVLISKLLKEGANVRAYDPVAIEESKRKIGDIVTYVDDQYEALIDVDALIVVTEWQEFRVPKFTIVERLMKTKLVFDGRNIFDPEEMKEFGYQYYGIGRKKV
- a CDS encoding response regulator; its protein translation is MQHKFPEEFFHTKNTETKEKVYDILYVGEDKSVIEALSSNDEINLINKINGYLAVSWLENNPQPYAIISEIVIPGMSGFLMHSEIYSNMTQQSLPFIMIDENYTLENKAEALKQNIDDIYNKPINSERLLFRLEFLHEFKLKKNIISYLEDRKSTFNLINS
- a CDS encoding response regulator, which encodes MKKKILVIDDEATIRTLLVSFLSRKYNVVSQNNGAEGLAWLQEGDIPDLIVCDVEMPKLDGYEFIKSVKASGYFKNIPLIMLSGLDTSAERVKCLKMGANDFIVKPFNPEELDVKIEIALGRVF
- the rfbC gene encoding dTDP-4-dehydrorhamnose 3,5-epimerase, with product MKIIKTYIPDLLIIEPKVFEDERGYFFESYNKEDFINNNVNIDFVQDNQSKSMYGVIRGLHYQLAPHSQTKLVRALRGTILDVAVDIRKDSPTYGKSFSIELSEENKKQLLIPQGFAHGFSVLTDYAVFSYKCDNLYNPNSERGINFLDPMLNIDWKIDKTKAVVSTKDKVNPSFDDAETNFVYGQI
- the rfbA gene encoding glucose-1-phosphate thymidylyltransferase RfbA produces the protein MKGIILAGGSGTRLYPITKSISKQIIPVYDKPMIYYPLSVLMLAGIQEILIISTPTDIKLYEDLLGEGKQFGLKLSYEIQPSPDGLAQAFTIGDKFIGNDNVCLVLGDNIFYGYGFGKILEEAANLKDGSIVFGYYVNDPERYGVAEFDKSGKVLSLEEKPKNPKSNYAVTGLYFYSNDVVAKAKSLKPSPRGELEITDLNRLYLNEERLGVKLLGRGMAWLDTGTHESLLQASNYIATIEKRQGLKVACLEEIAFNKGYIDKAQLLELAEPLKKNQYGQYLIKIAEEDFFSGNTDF
- the rfbD gene encoding dTDP-4-dehydrorhamnose reductase produces the protein MNTILITGSKGQLGSEISELSKNYKELNFIFTDVEELDITSKKDILAFFEKNNINFVVNCAAFTAVDNAETNKEFANLLNAIAVGYLGESAKEHNAKIIHISTDYVFDGKNHTPYSENQAPKPNSAYGETKLNGEIELEKSGANSITIRTSWLYSAFGNNFVKTMMRLGKERDELGVLFDQIGTPTYAKDLAQAIIEIILQSIKNENAFKNGIYHFSNEGVCSWYDFAIEIHKLANISCFVKPIETKDYPLPANRPHYSVLNKHKIKDTFGIKIPFWRDSLIKCIEILEKV